ACATCATCGACACTCCAGGACACGCGGACTTCGGCGGCGAGGTGGAGCGCACGCTGAAGATGGCGGATGGAGCGCTGCTGTTGGTCGACGCAGCCGAGGGCCCTCTGCCGCAGACGCGCTTCGTGCTCAAGAAGGCGCTCGAGCTCGGGCTTCCCATCATCGTCGTCATCAACAAGATCGATCGACAGGACGCTCGGCCTGACGAGGTGCTCAACGAGGTCTTCGACTTGTTCTGCGAGCTGGAGGCCAGCGACGAGCAGGCGAACTTCCCGACCCTGTACGCCATCGGCAAGCAGGGCATCGCCAAGCGGGAGCTGGAGGAAGAAGGGACGGATCTCGAGCCGCTGTTCGACGTGCTGAAGCAGCACGTGCCGGCGCCCACGGGCGATCCCGAGGCCCCGCTCCAGGCCTTGGTGCACAACATCGAGCACGACGACTACGTGGGACGTCTGGGGATCTGTCGCATCTGGCGCGGACGGCTGGAGGTCGGCCAGCAAGTGGCGCTGCTGCAGGAGGACGACAAGAGCCAAGAGCGGCTGAGCAGCATGTTTCGCTTCGAGGGGGCTCGGCGCGTGAAGACCGATTCGGCCAGCGCCGGGGACATCGTCGCCATCGCCGGCCTCGAGCACGTGCAAATTGGCGATACCGTCGCCCACCCGGACTCGCCGGAAGCCATGCCGCGGATTTCGGTGGAAGAGCCGACCATCACCGTGAGCTTCTGCGTGAACACGTCGCCCTTCGCCGGGCGCGTGGGGAAGTGGGTCACCTCTCGGCACCTGCGGGATCGCCTGTTGAGGGAGCAGAAGCGAAACCTGGCGCTCCGCGTACAAGAGACGGACTCCGCGGACGTGTTCAGCGTGTTCGGGCGCGGCGAGCTGATGTTGGCCATCCTCGCGGAAACCATGCGCCGGGAGGGCTACGAGTTCGCTCTCGGCATGCCGGAGGTCGTCACCCGCGAGATCGATGGACAACGGATGGAGCCCGTCGAGCGCGTGGTGGTGGACGTGCCGGACGAGTACGTGGGCGCCGTGACCACCCGCCTCGGCGAGCGCAAAGGCCACATGGTGAAGATGAGCAATCTGGGCTTCGGCCGCGCGCGCATGGAGTTCGTGGTGCCCTCCCGCGGCCTCATCGGTTTCCGTTCTTCTTTCATGACCGAAACGCGCGGTATGGGCCTGTTGAACACCTTGTTCGAAGGGTGGGAGCCGTATCGCGGGCCGATGCTCCGGCGTCAGAACGGCTCCATCGTCGCGGATCGCCCGGGCACGGCCACGCCCTACGCGCTGTTCCACCTGCAGCCTCGCGGGGTGCTTTTCATCGAGGCGGGCATCGAGGTGTACGAAGGCATGATCATCGGCGAGCACAATCGCGCGAACGACCTGGACGTGAACGTGACGCGCGAGAAGAAGCTCACCAACATCCGCGCCGCGGGGCGCGACGAGAACGTGATCCTATCGCCGCCCCATTTGCTCAGCATCGACACGGCGCTGGAGTACATCGACCGCGACGAGTTGGTCGAGGTCGTGCCGGGGGCCGTGCGGGTTCGCAAGCGCATCTTGGAGTGTAACCGTCGGCCGCGACGCGACGACGACCGGGCCTGAGCTCCTCAGGCCCAGGTGGGGCGCTCGACTTCGTCCGTCTCCGGCGCGCGGGGCGTGAGGTGGCCGCCCAGCTCGAGCTCCTCGGCGATGCGCCGGAGGAGAGTGCGGGTGGTGTCACGACGCAGGGCGCAGGTGGCCACCGCGGTCGGTAGCTGATCGAGGGCGTGCTGCTCCGGACCGCTCAAGAGGTCGAGCTTGTTGTAGACCAAGAGCCGCGGGATGCGCTCGAGCTCGAGCTTCTTCAAGAGATCTTCCGTGGCCCGCTCGTGCTCGCCGTGCTCGGGATCGGACGCGTCCACGAGCTGAAGCAGCAAATCCGCGTCGGCCGCTTCCTCGAAGGTGGCCCGGAAGGCCGCGAACAGATCCTTGGGCATGTCCCGGATGAACCCCACGGTATCCGTCAGGATGACGAACTGGCCGTCCAGCAGTCGAAGCTGCCGGGCGCGGGTGTCCAGCGTAGCGAACAGCTTGTTCTCTGCCAGCACTCCGGCGTCCGTCAGCGTGTTCAGCAGGGTGCTCTTGCCGGCATTGGTGTAGCCGACGATGGCCACCACCGGCACGTCCGCGCGGGCGCGACGCCGGCGACGCTCGGCGCGCTGCCGAGCCAAGCTCTTCAGTTCCTTTTCGAGCCGCGTGACGCGCTCGCGAGCGCGCCGGCGTCCGATCTCGAGCTTCGTTTCACCCGGGCCGCGGCCGCCAATGCCCCCCGTGAGGCGGCTCAAGGCGTCGTCCTTCTGGGCCAAGAAGGGCAGGGCGTACTTGAGCTGCGCCAGCTCCACTTGCAGCTTGCCGTCTCGGGTCTCGGCGCGCTGAGCGAAGATGTCCAAGATCAGCTGGGCGCGATCGATGACCTTGAGATCCGTGTGGCGAGCGATGCCGCTCGCCTGCGCGG
This portion of the Polyangiaceae bacterium genome encodes:
- the typA gene encoding translational GTPase TypA, with the protein product MSSISRDAIRNVAIIAHVDHGKTTLVDAMLRQTGVFRQNEAVVERVMDSGDLERERGITILAKHASVHHGDLLINIIDTPGHADFGGEVERTLKMADGALLLVDAAEGPLPQTRFVLKKALELGLPIIVVINKIDRQDARPDEVLNEVFDLFCELEASDEQANFPTLYAIGKQGIAKRELEEEGTDLEPLFDVLKQHVPAPTGDPEAPLQALVHNIEHDDYVGRLGICRIWRGRLEVGQQVALLQEDDKSQERLSSMFRFEGARRVKTDSASAGDIVAIAGLEHVQIGDTVAHPDSPEAMPRISVEEPTITVSFCVNTSPFAGRVGKWVTSRHLRDRLLREQKRNLALRVQETDSADVFSVFGRGELMLAILAETMRREGYEFALGMPEVVTREIDGQRMEPVERVVVDVPDEYVGAVTTRLGERKGHMVKMSNLGFGRARMEFVVPSRGLIGFRSSFMTETRGMGLLNTLFEGWEPYRGPMLRRQNGSIVADRPGTATPYALFHLQPRGVLFIEAGIEVYEGMIIGEHNRANDLDVNVTREKKLTNIRAAGRDENVILSPPHLLSIDTALEYIDRDELVEVVPGAVRVRKRILECNRRPRRDDDRA
- the hflX gene encoding GTPase HflX, encoding MPEVFGNTTGLAPSALKALERIYRRRVPLDRIATPELVRSLAEASRETGRQVGALVHRSGDVDTVVVGSPTGLMLPDIGRLRAARGRFRALRLVHTHLFNEPLTRDDLVDLTRLRLDLVAAVLLTPEGEPRSMTWATNVPVRHEGETPYEVTGPIPYGHAQPNFGELIGALEREFAERLRLREVRAKDGRAILVHVGEKRRPGGMRRAEARLAELASLAETAGVAVVDRVIQLRDRVDPKLVLGRGKLEEVEMRAIDLDAETLIFDLDLTPAQASGIARHTDLKVIDRAQLILDIFAQRAETRDGKLQVELAQLKYALPFLAQKDDALSRLTGGIGGRGPGETKLEIGRRRARERVTRLEKELKSLARQRAERRRRRARADVPVVAIVGYTNAGKSTLLNTLTDAGVLAENKLFATLDTRARQLRLLDGQFVILTDTVGFIRDMPKDLFAAFRATFEEAADADLLLQLVDASDPEHGEHERATEDLLKKLELERIPRLLVYNKLDLLSGPEQHALDQLPTAVATCALRRDTTRTLLRRIAEELELGGHLTPRAPETDEVERPTWA